In Bradyrhizobium symbiodeficiens, the genomic stretch CAAGATCAGCTCGGTGTCCTATCTCGGCGATATCGCGATCTACGATGCCGACGGTGACCTGATCAACTGGTCGCGGCCCCAGCCGTTGCCCAAGATCAACGTTTCGGGCCGGGGCTATTTTCAGACGTTCAAGACCAATCCGCAGTCCGAGCCGGTGCTGCTGGAATCCGTCCGCAGCTTCATCATCAACAAATGGACCACGATCGTCGCACGCCGCTTGACCGGCGCGGACGGCACCTTCCTCGGCGTGATGGTCCGCCGGATCGATCCCGACAGCTACCAGCATTATTTCGCATCTGTCGCGCTGGCCGAGGGGACGGCCATCTCGCTATTCGATCGCGAAGGCAAGATGCTGGCCCGCTACCCGCACCTCGAAGAGCTGATCGGACGGAGCTTCAAGGATGCGCCGCTGATGCAGCAGGTGCTGGCCAAGGGTGGCCAGCAGACGCTCCGCGGCAAGAGTCCGGTCGACGGCGAGGAACGGCTCGGATCGGCGGCGTCACTGACGCATTTCCCGCTGGTCATCATCGCCACCAACACCACGGCCGCGGCGCTGGCCGACTGGCGCCATCAGACCGGCTTCATGGTCACGACCGCCGCGCTTTCGGCAGCCGTCATCGCGCTGATCCTCTATCTGATCATCCGCCTGATCAACCGGCAGAACCGCGAAGCGCAGGAACGGCTGGAAGCGGAGCGGCTGCGGCTCGACACCGCCTTGAACAACATGACGCAGGGGCTGATCCTCTACGACGCGAGCGGCACCATCGTCACCTGCAACCGCCGCTACACCGACATGTTCGGCCTCTCCCACGAGGTCATCAAGCCCGGCTGTCACATCCGCGAGGCGATGTACCACCGCAAGGAGCGCGGCGCATTCGACGGCGACGTCGAGGCGTTTTGCACCGATGTCATGAGGGTCGTTGCCGAAGGCACGGTCTCCAGGCGCACGCATCAGCTGGCCAACGGCCGCGCCTTTCAGGTCATCAACACGCCTCTGGCACAGGGCGGCTGGGTCGCCACGATCGAAGACATCACCGAGCGCCGCAACCTCGAGCAGGAGCGCGATCGCAACCACACCTTCCTGCGCGAGATCATCGACCATATCCCGTCGCAGATCACGGTGAAGGACGCCCGCACCCGGCAGTACCTGCTGCTGAACGGCGTCGCCGAGCAGCTGTTCGGCCATTCGCGCCAGGACGTCGTGGGCAAGACTGCTTTCGACATCTTCCCCGAGGCGCCCGCCGCCCGCATCACCGAAGACGACACCAACGCGCTGCAATCGGCGAAAGGATCGTTCAAGGACGAGCACGCCTGGCAGATGCCCGGCAAGGGGATCCGCTACATTACTTCGACCCGGATCAGGATTCCCGACGAAGCCGGCGAGCCGCGCTATCTCATTCACGTCATCGACGACGTCACCGACCGGCGCCGGGCTGACGAGAAGATCGCGCATATGGCGCATTACGATGCGTTGACCGACTTGCCGAACCGCACGCTGTTCCGCGAGCAGATCGAACGCGAGCTGGCGAAGGTCGCCGACGGCTGCCAGTTTGCGCTGCTCTACATCGACGTCGACGAATTCAAGGGCATCAACGATTCGCTCGGCCACCACGTCGGCGACGAGCTGTTGAAGGCGATCGCGGGCCGTCTCCGCGGCTGCCTCAAGCAGGGCGATCTGATCGCGCGACTGGGCGGCGACGAGTTTGCGGTGATCCAGACCGGGATACAATCCCCTGCCGACGTGCTGTCCTTCGTAAGCCGGATCTACCAGGCGATCCGACAGCCTTATCATTGTCTCGGTCATCAGCTCTCCACCGATGCGAGCATCGGGATCGCGCTTGCGCCGCAGGACGGCACCGATCTCGACCAGCTCGTCAAGAACGCCGATCTTGCGATGTACGGGGCCAAGGCCGAAGGGCGCCGCACCCACCGCTTCTTCGAGCCGGAGATGGATGCGAGCGCCAAGGCGCGCCTGAGCATGGAACAGGATCTGCGGCAGGCGGTGGTGAACGGCGGCTTCGAGATTCACTATCAGCCGCTGGTCGACCTGCGCACCAACGAAGTCTCGGGTTGCGAGGCGCTGCTGCGCTGGCGCCACCCCGAGCGCGGCATGGTGTCGCCGGCCGAGTTCATTCCCGTCGCCGAGGACACCGGCCTGATCACCGAGCTCGGTGACTGGGTGCTGCGCATGGCCTGCAACGAGGCCGCGACCTGGCCGACGCATATCCGCGTCGCGGTCAACGTGTCGCCGGTGCAGCTCAAATGCGACACGCTGGCGCTGCGGATCGCGGGCGCGCTCGCCGCTTCCGGGCTGGACCCGCGCCGGCTCGAGCTCGAGATCACCGAGGCCGTGCTGATCCGCGACGACGAAGCTGCACTCTCGATCCTGCACCAGCTCCGCTCGATCGGCGTTCGCATCGCGCTCGACGATTTCGGCACCGGCTACTCCTCGCTCAGCTATCTCAAGCGCTTCCCGTTCGACAAGATCAAGATCGACCGCTGCTTCGTCGCCGACATCGCGGAGACGAGCGGCGCGCCCGTGATCGTGCAGGCGGTGGTGAACATCGCGGCCGCCAGCAACATGACCACGGTCGCCGAGGGCGTCGAGACCGAGGCGCAACGCGATATCCTGCGTGCGCTCGGCTGCACGCAGATGCAGGGCTATCTGTTCAGCCGGCCGGTACCGGCCAGCGAAGTGCGGAAACTGTTCGGCTCGCGTGACGGCTTGCCCGAAGCCTTGCCGGTGGCGGCGGTGGCCTGATGACGAAACCAGCAAAGCCGTCAAGCAAGTCGCCGGGAAGGACTTCAAGTAAGTCTTCGGCCAAATCCGTCGACGTCGCGGATTCCTATGCCGTGCGGCTGATGCAGCATCTGGTCGTACCGACCTTCGTGATCGACCCGAAGCGCCGTGTCGTGATCTGGAACAGGGCCTGCGAGCGGCTGACCGGCCTCGCCGCATCCGACGTGATCGGCACCAACAAGCACTGGCAGGCCTTCTACGAGACCAGGCGCCCCTGCCTTGCCGACCTCGTCGCGCTCGACCGGCCCGAGCGGCTTCCGGAGTTCTATTCGGAATATGCCGCGCGCGGCCATAACGGGCTCGGCTTTTCCGCGGAGAACTGGTGCACGATGCCGAAGCTCGGCAGCCAGCTCTATCTCGCCATCGACGCCGGTCCGATCCACGACGAGGCCGGACATCTGATCGCCGTGGTGGAGACACTGCGCGATCTCACCGACCAGAAGCGCGCCGAGATGGCGCTGAAGGAGCTCGCCACCAAGGACGGGTTGACCGGCCTGTCGAACCGCCGCTCGTTCGACCAGATGCTGATGACCGAATGGGCCCGCGCCCACCGCACGCAGAAGCCGCTGGCGCTGCTGTTCGTCGACGTCGATCATTTCAAGCTGTTCAACGACCAACACGGCCACCAGATCGGCGACGAATGCCTGCGCGCGATCGCTACGGTCGTCAGCCGGCACGCCGTGCGCCCGCTCGATCTCGCCGGCCGCTATGGCGGCGAGGAGTTCGCGCTGATCCTGCCGGACAGGGATTGCGACACCGCCTGCGTCATCGCCGACGAGATCCGCTGCGCCGTGATGGCCTTGGCGATCGCGCACGGCGCCGAGGGCGCCGGCGACCACGTCACCCTCAGCGTTGGGGTCGCCAGCCACATTCCCGGCGGCGCCGACGGCGGGCCCGACCGGCTGCTGGGCGCGGCCGACGAGGCGCTCTATGTGGCCAAACGCCTCGGCCGCAATCGCGTCATCTGCGCCGAAAGGGTGCTGGCCGAGTTCGCAAGCCTCGGCCGGGAGGCCGCAGCGGTTCCGGGCCCTTTCCGGCGCAAAACCGCCTAAAGCGCAATGTGGCGAGAACCGGTTGCCCGCCCCTCACCAATCGGCTAAATGAACCTCGACTAGCACCCGTAGCTCAGCTGGATAGAGCGTTGCCCTCCGAAGGCAAAGGTCACACGTTCGAATCGTGTCGGGTGCGCCAGTCTTGCCGCCGTCTCGGGCCAGCGCTCACGTCAGCATCGCAACGATCGCCTGGATCTGGTCGGAAGCGGACGAAACCAATCCGTCATATGACGTCTGGCCGTGCGCGGCGGCGTTCAGGATACATTCGGCTACGGCCGCTTTCAGGCCGAACACCGATTGATGGGCCGGTATGCTCGCCATCACCGTCTCCAGCGCTTGACGCATCGTGTGAATGAGCTCGGAGCTGTATTGCATTGGCTGTCCTCCGTGCGCTCATATTAGGTCGCGTCACCATGCTTGCCACTCACAAGCCTGAGATTGCTCTTTGAATTGGTCGAGACCGAAGGTCTCAATTCAAACGCCAGATGGCCGCATTGAGCACGCCGGCAAACGCGACCCAGGCTGCGTAGGGCACGAACAACGCGGCGGCCAGCCTGTCTCGTGATGACTCGATAATGATATAGGTCACGATCGCGACGAACAGGCCGATGAGGACGACGAGCGCGGCGCCGATCTGGTGCATCGTGAACATGACCGGCGACCAGGCGAAGTTCAGCGCGAGTTGCGTCGCCCAGGCCAGCATTGCCTTGCCCGACGGCTCGCGGCGAAAGGTCCGCCAGCCCGCGATGGCGATCATGATGTAAAGGAGGGTCCAGGCCACCGGGAACACCCAGTTCGGTGGCACGAAAGCCGGCTTGGCGAGGGCGGCATACCAGTCTCCGGGGAGATTGGTTGCGCCGATCAGCCAGCCGATGCCGACCACGCCCACCACGAACAACAACAGCTGCAGCATCCATCACCTCGCGCATCCCGTCGCGCAATTGTATCATCTTTCCATGAGCGAATCCGACACGGTGACCGGCGAAGCCCCGCCGGTCCGCAAGATCATTCATATCGACATGGATGCCTTCTATGCGTCGGTGGAGCAGCGCGACAATCCGGAGCTGCGCGGCAAGCCGGTCGCGGTCGGAGGCTCCGCGGAGCGCGGCGTCGTCGCGGCCGCCAGCTACGAGGCGCGCCAGTTCGGCGTTCGCTCCGCGATGCCATCGGTCACGGCGAAGCGGCAGTGTCCCGATCTGATCTTCGTCAGGCCGCGATTCGAGGTCTACAAGGCGATCTCCAGGCAGATCCGCGACATCTTTGCCGAGCACACGCCCATCATCGAACCGTTGTCGCTCGACGAGGCCTATCTCGACGTGACGGAGAACCTGCAGGGCATTCCGCTGGCCCGCGACATCGCGCTGAAAATCCGCGGGAAGATCAAGGCCGAGACCGGTCTCAACGCGTCGGCGGGCATCTCCTACAACAAGTTTCTCGCAAAGCTCGCCTCCGACCATCGCAAGCCCAACGGTCAATTCGTGATCTCGCCGGAGATGGGACCGGCTTTCGTCGAGACGCTGCCGGTCGGCAAGTTCCACGGGATAGGTCCGGCGACGGCTGCGAAGATGAACGCGCTCGGCCTGTTCACCGGTCTCGACATCCGCAACCAGACGCTTGCGTTCATGAATGCGAATTTCGGCAAGTCGGGCGCCTATTACTACTGGATCTCGCGCGGCGTCGACGAACGGCCGGTTCGGGCCAACCGGATCCGCAAGTCGATCGGCGCGGAGACCACGTTCTCGACCGATCTCACCGAATTCGACGCGCTCGCAACCGAACTCAAGCCCCTCGTCGACAAGGTCTGGCGCCATTGCGAGACGACGGGCAACCGTGGCCGCACTGTCACCCTGAAAATCAAATTCGCCGACTTCGAGATCATCACGCGTAGCAAATCCGTCCCGGCGGCGGTTGCAGGCCCGGACGATCTGGAACGGCTGGCCAGCGGCCTGCTCGAAGTCGAGATGCCGCTGCCCAAGCGCGTCAGGCTGCTGGGGGTGTCGCTGTCTGCCCTCCAGGTCGGGGACGAAGCGGAGCCACAACTGACGTTCGGCATTTGAACGGGGCGAGATGCGATCGGCCCCAAGGGATCCGGCCGGGGCGGTTCAATGGCGCACGTGCTCGAACACCACGATCACGCCGGTCGGCTCGGGCTCGTGCGCCATCAGGCGCGTCAGGTCGGAATCGCCCCAATCGGCGAGGCTGACGACTTCCCCGCTCTGCCGATCAGCACCGGGCGATGGTGTGGGCTCGAGGACCTTGAGGCCCATCTCGTCGACGAAGAAGGTATGCTCGCCGAACATGCTGTTGAGCTGCGGCATGGCCGGATGTTCGTCGGGCAGCACCTGAGCGCCGAGTTGGTTGACGGTCTGCTTCACTTGTTCGGATGTGAGCTTCATGAGCTGCTCCGTTTCTGTGTCCGGTTTCATTGGCCGGGCGGGAGCACGTGTTCCCTGCGCCTTAGTCCGCCTGGCTTGAGTCCGAACAGGCGCTGCGCGGGAATGTTCCGGTGAAATGCTTTTCGTGATCGCGCGTTCCATCCGCCGCGCTCGCGGCACGAGATCGCCACAGGATGCGCACGATCCGTCCGCGGTGGGCTAATCGACAGCTTCGACGATCCGGATATCGCGATCCGCACCATCTCCGAGCAGGTCGTGCGCGGCCTTGTAGGCCGGGCTCTCATACGCCGCCTTGGCGCTCGCGACGCTGTCGAACTCGATGAGAACGACGCGCTCCATCTGGCCGAGCTCGAAGACGGCCGCCGGCATCCCTCGCGCGATCACGCGGCCACCCGCCGCTTCGATGGCCTGGCGCGACACGCCGGCGTAGGCCGCCATCGAATCGGGGTTCTTGATCGCGCGATAGGTTGCAACCCAATAGGCCTTTGCCATTGCTCTTCTCCAGGTCGGTGTGAGGGTTACTCGCTGCGGTTCTCGCCCACCGAGAGCGCGCAGATACGTGACATATAGGTATAGGGCAAGCCCGTCTCTTCAGCCCAGGCGTCGAACTGCGCCTGGACCTTGACGAGGTCGCCCTTCGACTTGACCTGTTCGGCAATGTCGAGGCCGGCATCGCGCAGGCAGGCGACCACGTCCCCGGACGTCACAAAGCCGTCCCAGCCGATAAACCGCAGCAGCATCTGCCCGGTGTTGCCGCCGAGCCGGCTGCCGCGCTTGGTCATGAGATCGAGCAGGCCGATCTCGTCAGACGAGGGCCACTTCGCCAGAAACTTGCCGAAGCTGCCATGCTCCTTCGCGATCGCCTGCACGAAGGCAACGTTGTCGCGCACCGACATGATCTTGGCACCGTTGCGCACGATGCGCGCATCGAGCAGCAGGCCTTCCCAATAATCCTCGGGCTGAAAGGTGAGCTTCGCCGGCTGGAAATGCAGGAA encodes the following:
- a CDS encoding sensor domain-containing diguanylate cyclase, which translates into the protein MTKPAKPSSKSPGRTSSKSSAKSVDVADSYAVRLMQHLVVPTFVIDPKRRVVIWNRACERLTGLAASDVIGTNKHWQAFYETRRPCLADLVALDRPERLPEFYSEYAARGHNGLGFSAENWCTMPKLGSQLYLAIDAGPIHDEAGHLIAVVETLRDLTDQKRAEMALKELATKDGLTGLSNRRSFDQMLMTEWARAHRTQKPLALLFVDVDHFKLFNDQHGHQIGDECLRAIATVVSRHAVRPLDLAGRYGGEEFALILPDRDCDTACVIADEIRCAVMALAIAHGAEGAGDHVTLSVGVASHIPGGADGGPDRLLGAADEALYVAKRLGRNRVICAERVLAEFASLGREAAAVPGPFRRKTA
- a CDS encoding TspO/MBR family protein produces the protein MLQLLLFVVGVVGIGWLIGATNLPGDWYAALAKPAFVPPNWVFPVAWTLLYIMIAIAGWRTFRREPSGKAMLAWATQLALNFAWSPVMFTMHQIGAALVVLIGLFVAIVTYIIIESSRDRLAAALFVPYAAWVAFAGVLNAAIWRLN
- a CDS encoding DNA-3-methyladenine glycosylase I, with the protein product MTSFKTIRARAEKRKGGPKALEKLMPAKPDLKRLARLGDDRVLAEMTKRVFCAGFAWSVIETKWDGFEDAFLHFQPAKLTFQPEDYWEGLLLDARIVRNGAKIMSVRDNVAFVQAIAKEHGSFGKFLAKWPSSDEIGLLDLMTKRGSRLGGNTGQMLLRFIGWDGFVTSGDVVACLRDAGLDIAEQVKSKGDLVKVQAQFDAWAEETGLPYTYMSRICALSVGENRSE
- a CDS encoding DUF1330 domain-containing protein, whose translation is MAKAYWVATYRAIKNPDSMAAYAGVSRQAIEAAGGRVIARGMPAAVFELGQMERVVLIEFDSVASAKAAYESPAYKAAHDLLGDGADRDIRIVEAVD
- the dinB gene encoding DNA polymerase IV codes for the protein MSESDTVTGEAPPVRKIIHIDMDAFYASVEQRDNPELRGKPVAVGGSAERGVVAAASYEARQFGVRSAMPSVTAKRQCPDLIFVRPRFEVYKAISRQIRDIFAEHTPIIEPLSLDEAYLDVTENLQGIPLARDIALKIRGKIKAETGLNASAGISYNKFLAKLASDHRKPNGQFVISPEMGPAFVETLPVGKFHGIGPATAAKMNALGLFTGLDIRNQTLAFMNANFGKSGAYYYWISRGVDERPVRANRIRKSIGAETTFSTDLTEFDALATELKPLVDKVWRHCETTGNRGRTVTLKIKFADFEIITRSKSVPAAVAGPDDLERLASGLLEVEMPLPKRVRLLGVSLSALQVGDEAEPQLTFGI
- a CDS encoding bifunctional diguanylate cyclase/phosphodiesterase — encoded protein: MRQVFSTVAAGMSLAARNGWEALARRGPVLWLTLCGVLLVAGIFSVTAMAVGEFRERTLTNRERELENTVQLIARHFDQQFEDSDVVAADVIGQMSLMEITSPAMFRERMSGPAAHQMLRSKISSVSYLGDIAIYDADGDLINWSRPQPLPKINVSGRGYFQTFKTNPQSEPVLLESVRSFIINKWTTIVARRLTGADGTFLGVMVRRIDPDSYQHYFASVALAEGTAISLFDREGKMLARYPHLEELIGRSFKDAPLMQQVLAKGGQQTLRGKSPVDGEERLGSAASLTHFPLVIIATNTTAAALADWRHQTGFMVTTAALSAAVIALILYLIIRLINRQNREAQERLEAERLRLDTALNNMTQGLILYDASGTIVTCNRRYTDMFGLSHEVIKPGCHIREAMYHRKERGAFDGDVEAFCTDVMRVVAEGTVSRRTHQLANGRAFQVINTPLAQGGWVATIEDITERRNLEQERDRNHTFLREIIDHIPSQITVKDARTRQYLLLNGVAEQLFGHSRQDVVGKTAFDIFPEAPAARITEDDTNALQSAKGSFKDEHAWQMPGKGIRYITSTRIRIPDEAGEPRYLIHVIDDVTDRRRADEKIAHMAHYDALTDLPNRTLFREQIERELAKVADGCQFALLYIDVDEFKGINDSLGHHVGDELLKAIAGRLRGCLKQGDLIARLGGDEFAVIQTGIQSPADVLSFVSRIYQAIRQPYHCLGHQLSTDASIGIALAPQDGTDLDQLVKNADLAMYGAKAEGRRTHRFFEPEMDASAKARLSMEQDLRQAVVNGGFEIHYQPLVDLRTNEVSGCEALLRWRHPERGMVSPAEFIPVAEDTGLITELGDWVLRMACNEAATWPTHIRVAVNVSPVQLKCDTLALRIAGALAASGLDPRRLELEITEAVLIRDDEAALSILHQLRSIGVRIALDDFGTGYSSLSYLKRFPFDKIKIDRCFVADIAETSGAPVIVQAVVNIAAASNMTTVAEGVETEAQRDILRALGCTQMQGYLFSRPVPASEVRKLFGSRDGLPEALPVAAVA